A genome region from Macaca nemestrina isolate mMacNem1 chromosome 20, mMacNem.hap1, whole genome shotgun sequence includes the following:
- the LOC105485178 gene encoding tumor necrosis factor alpha-induced protein 8-like protein 1 yields the protein MDTFNTKSLALQAQKKLLSKMASKAVVAVLVDDTSSEVLDELYRATREFTRSRKEAQKMLKNLVKVALKLGLLLRGDQLGGEELALLRRFRHRARCLAMTAVSFQQVDFTFDRRVLAAGLLECRDLLHQAVGPHLTAKSHGRINHVFGHLADCDFLAALYGPAEPYRSHLRRICEGLGRMLDEGSL from the coding sequence ATGGACACCTTCAACACCAAGAGTCTGGCTCTGCAGGCGCAGAAGAAGCTCCTGAGTAAGATGGCATCTAAGGCAGTGGTGGCCGTGCTGGTGGATGACACCAGCAGCGAGGTGCTGGACGAGCTGTACCGCGCCACCAGGGAGTTCACGCGCAGCCGCAAGGAGGCCCAGAAGATGCTCAAGAACCTGGTGAAGGTGGCCCTGAAGCTGGGGCTGCTGCTGCGCGGGGACCAGCTGGGCGGGGAGGAGCTGGCGCTGCTGCGGCGCTTCCGCCACCGGGCGCGCTGCCTGGCCATGACGGCCGTCAGCTTCCAGCAGGTGGACTTCACCTTCGACCGGCGCGTGCTGGCCGCTGGGCTGCTCGAGTGCCGCGACCTGCTGCACCAGGCCGTGGGCCCCCACCTGACCGCCAAGTCCCACGGCCGCATCAACCACGTGTTCGGCCACCTGGCCGACTGCGACTTCCTGGCCGCGCTCTACGGCCCCGCCGAGCCCTACCGCTCCCACCTGCGCAGGATCTGCGAGGGCCTGGGCCGGATGCTGGACGAGGGCAGCCTCTGA